One segment of Desulfosudis oleivorans Hxd3 DNA contains the following:
- a CDS encoding archease, producing MTQPSSPKNSSEPPVYRYLDHTADLRVEIFGHDLAMLFENAGFALFDMLADSAGLSGGEEGEMTVEGEDLADLMFNWLRALLCFWTVKGRLVVSAQIVEISETRLVARVRSDRYDADRHCLKTDIKAVTYHDLTVEPVEDGWVARVVFDV from the coding sequence ATGACACAACCCTCATCCCCAAAAAATTCTTCAGAGCCCCCGGTCTACCGCTACCTGGACCATACCGCTGATCTGCGTGTGGAGATTTTCGGCCATGACCTGGCCATGCTGTTTGAAAATGCCGGGTTTGCCCTGTTTGACATGCTGGCCGATTCTGCCGGCCTTTCCGGCGGCGAGGAAGGAGAGATGACGGTTGAAGGCGAAGACCTTGCTGACCTGATGTTTAACTGGCTGCGGGCGTTGCTTTGTTTCTGGACGGTAAAGGGGCGGCTGGTGGTGTCGGCCCAAATCGTGGAGATCAGTGAAACCCGGCTGGTGGCCCGTGTGCGCAGCGACAGATACGATGCGGATCGCCATTGTCTGAAAACCGACATCAAGGCCGTGACCTACCATGACCTGACCGTTGAGCCGGTGGAAGACGGCTGGGTGGCGCGGGTGGTGTTTGACGTGTAA
- a CDS encoding molybdopterin biosynthesis protein, translating to MPDYSTNIYLKKKSLTEARTLLFEKFAALMKTAAAETVPTPNAVGRVLARGVPALRSSPAHHLSAMDGIAVKAEQTFGAGETTPKTLAVGREAFFVNTGNLLPAGTNAVIMIEDVHVIDDATVEILAPSFPWQYVRKAGEDIVATELLFPTNHVVTPYCVGALLAAGVTSVSVRKKPRVLILPTGSELVDWEDKTDPAGLAPGKILESNSYMLGALVRACGAEPVRHPILPDDPDTIAQALKKAVDDGDYQAVMLVGGSSAGAKDYSWIVIDRLGEVFVHGLTIMPGKPLIIGAVSTVPVFGMPGYPVSAVVCFEELVRPLLCRMQGLPVPVRKTVSAILAKKTASKLGVEEFLRVKLGKVDDIVIATQLPRGAGSVTSLADADAFVRVPASTEGMAEAQAVTAELLRPLSDIEQTVVVVGSHDNTLDVLSDMIAARGLGFKLASTHVGSMGGLMAVARGRCHVAGSHLLDEKTGEYNISYIQKHLAGMPVKLVKLVSREQGLMVVPGNPKNISGIADIARTGVTFINRQAGSGTRILLDFKLKELGIDPGAIDGYANDEYTHMSVAIAVASGVADTGLGILAAARALGLDFIPVVSEEYDLVIPARFFDLPGIATLLKVIQSPAFAERVNTLGGYGTHNTGKVIDLG from the coding sequence ATGCCAGACTATTCAACCAACATATACTTAAAGAAAAAAAGCCTCACCGAGGCCCGGACCCTTCTGTTTGAAAAATTTGCGGCCCTTATGAAAACCGCCGCCGCCGAAACCGTTCCCACGCCAAATGCCGTGGGCCGGGTTTTGGCCCGCGGCGTGCCGGCCCTGCGCTCTTCTCCGGCCCATCACCTGTCCGCCATGGACGGCATTGCGGTAAAAGCCGAGCAGACCTTCGGCGCCGGCGAGACCACTCCCAAAACCCTGGCCGTGGGCAGGGAAGCCTTTTTTGTCAACACCGGCAACCTGCTGCCCGCCGGCACCAATGCCGTGATCATGATCGAGGACGTTCACGTGATTGACGACGCCACGGTGGAGATCCTGGCCCCGTCCTTTCCCTGGCAGTATGTGCGAAAGGCCGGGGAAGACATCGTGGCCACGGAACTGCTCTTTCCCACCAACCATGTGGTCACCCCCTATTGCGTGGGCGCTTTGCTGGCCGCCGGCGTGACATCGGTGTCCGTGCGCAAAAAGCCCCGCGTGCTGATCCTTCCCACCGGCAGTGAGCTGGTGGACTGGGAAGACAAAACAGACCCGGCCGGCCTTGCGCCGGGAAAGATTCTGGAATCCAACTCCTACATGCTGGGGGCCCTGGTCCGTGCCTGCGGCGCCGAACCGGTGCGCCACCCCATTTTGCCCGATGATCCGGACACCATTGCCCAAGCCCTGAAAAAGGCCGTTGACGACGGCGATTACCAGGCGGTGATGCTGGTCGGCGGCTCATCAGCCGGGGCCAAAGACTATTCATGGATCGTGATCGACCGCCTTGGGGAGGTGTTTGTTCACGGCCTGACCATCATGCCGGGAAAGCCCCTGATCATCGGTGCTGTTTCAACGGTGCCGGTGTTCGGCATGCCCGGCTATCCCGTGTCCGCCGTGGTCTGTTTTGAAGAGCTGGTCCGGCCGTTGCTGTGCCGGATGCAGGGCCTGCCCGTGCCGGTGCGAAAAACCGTTTCCGCCATCCTGGCAAAAAAGACCGCTTCAAAGCTGGGCGTGGAGGAGTTTCTGCGGGTCAAGCTGGGCAAGGTGGACGACATTGTTATTGCCACCCAGTTGCCCCGGGGGGCCGGATCGGTCACCTCCCTGGCCGATGCCGACGCCTTTGTGAGAGTGCCGGCATCCACCGAGGGCATGGCCGAGGCCCAGGCCGTCACCGCCGAGCTGCTGCGGCCCCTGTCCGACATCGAGCAGACCGTGGTGGTGGTGGGCAGCCACGACAACACCCTGGACGTGCTTTCCGACATGATCGCGGCCCGGGGCCTGGGCTTCAAGCTGGCCTCCACCCACGTGGGCAGCATGGGCGGGCTCATGGCCGTTGCCAGGGGCCGTTGCCACGTGGCCGGCAGCCACCTGCTGGACGAAAAGACCGGTGAATATAATATTTCCTACATTCAAAAACACCTGGCCGGCATGCCCGTCAAACTGGTCAAGCTGGTCTCCCGGGAACAGGGCCTGATGGTGGTGCCGGGCAACCCCAAAAACATTTCCGGCATCGCTGACATCGCCCGAACCGGGGTCACCTTTATTAACCGCCAGGCCGGTTCCGGCACCCGGATCCTGCTGGACTTCAAGCTCAAAGAGCTGGGCATCGACCCCGGGGCCATTGACGGTTACGCCAATGACGAATATACCCACATGTCCGTGGCCATTGCCGTGGCCAGCGGTGTGGCCGACACCGGCCTGGGCATTCTGGCCGCGGCCCGCGCCCTGGGCCTTGATTTTATTCCCGTGGTCTCCGAAGAATACGACCTGGTCATTCCGGCCCGGTTCTTTGACCTGCCCGGCATCGCCACCCTGCTCAAAGTGATTCAAAGCCCGGCCTTTGCCGAACGGGTCAACACCCTGGGCGGCTACGGCACCCACAACACCGGCAAGGTGATTGATCTGGGCTGA
- a CDS encoding virulence RhuM family protein codes for MTQSSGTSEIVFYQTEDGKIKIDTVFQDETIWLTQAKMAELFAVNVPAISKHLNNIFEEGELQKEATVSKMETVQQEGSRQVTRTRDFYNLDAIIAVGYRVNSKRATQFRIWATHILKEYIIKGFAMNDDRLKQADRWDYFDEWLERIRDIRASEKRFYQKIRDIYATSIDYDKHSEQAQIFFKKVQNKMLWAITGKTAAEIIESRSNPDKPNMGLTSWRGSTVRKFDVGIAKNYLKADEIKDLNEIVTMYLDYAERQARQRKTVTMEQWSGKLDAFLKFNEQELLTHAGAVKAEVARKIAEDRYEAFDKKRKTAEARAADKEDLKELEEIEKRLLEKRHKK; via the coding sequence GTGACGCAATCATCCGGCACCTCCGAAATTGTCTTTTATCAGACCGAGGATGGCAAGATAAAGATAGACACGGTTTTTCAGGATGAAACCATCTGGCTGACCCAGGCAAAAATGGCGGAACTGTTTGCCGTCAATGTTCCCGCCATATCCAAACACCTAAACAATATATTTGAAGAGGGGGAACTGCAAAAGGAGGCAACTGTTTCCAAAATGGAAACAGTTCAACAGGAAGGCAGCCGGCAGGTGACCCGGACCAGGGACTTCTACAATCTTGATGCCATTATCGCCGTGGGTTACCGGGTCAATTCCAAAAGAGCGACTCAGTTCAGAATCTGGGCGACCCATATCTTAAAAGAGTACATCATCAAAGGTTTTGCCATGAATGATGACCGCCTGAAACAGGCGGACCGGTGGGACTACTTTGATGAATGGCTGGAACGTATCCGTGACATCAGGGCATCGGAAAAGCGGTTCTACCAGAAAATCCGTGATATTTACGCTACTTCTATAGATTACGATAAACACTCGGAACAGGCGCAGATTTTTTTCAAGAAGGTGCAAAATAAAATGCTCTGGGCCATTACCGGCAAAACCGCCGCCGAAATTATCGAATCCCGCAGCAATCCGGACAAACCCAATATGGGACTGACCTCATGGCGGGGTTCCACAGTCAGAAAATTTGATGTGGGTATTGCCAAGAATTACCTGAAGGCAGATGAGATAAAAGACCTGAATGAGATCGTGACCATGTATCTGGATTATGCCGAAAGGCAGGCCCGGCAGAGAAAAACCGTGACCATGGAACAGTGGTCGGGCAAACTCGATGCCTTTCTGAAATTCAATGAGCAGGAGTTGCTGACCCATGCGGGAGCAGTGAAGGCGGAAGTCGCCAGAAAAATCGCTGAAGACCGATACGAAGCGTTTGATAAAAAAAGAAAAACAGCCGAGGCCCGGGCTGCGGATAAGGAAGATTTAAAGGAGCTGGAAGAAATCGAAAAAAGGCTTCTTGAAAAGCGACATAAGAAATAA